TCCTCTTTCGTCAGCCCTAATGTATCAAACATTTTTTGTTGGATGTCACTACGATGTATCCTTATACTCCCTCCACCGATTTCAGAACCATTTAACACAAGGTCATAAGCCTTAGCCCTGATTTTACCCGGGTCTGTATCAAACAACTCTAAATCTTCATCAAGTGGTGCAGTGAAAGGGTGGTGCACTGCAGCATATCTTTTCTCTTCTTCATCCCATTCAAGGAGAGGAAAATCAACAACCCACACAAAAGAATATTTTTCCCTATCTATAAGACCAAGTCTTTTTCCAAGCTCTAATCTTAATTTTGACATATACAAGTTTACTGTTTTTTTGTCACCTGCACCAAAGAAGATAAGATCATTTGGCTTACCGTCCATTATTTCAATTATCTTATTCACAGTCTCTTCACCTAAAAATTTCAAAATAGGTGAACTCATACCATCTTCGGTTATTTTAATATATGCAAGCCCTTTTGCACCAAGTGAAGTAACAAAGCTTGTAAGGTCATCAATATCTTTTCTTGAAAAACTACCGGCACCTTTTGCATTTATTGCCTTTACAACACCACCTGATTTTATGACATCTCTAAATACTTTAAACTCAGTGTTTTCAAAAAGCTCAGTAATCGTTTTCAAGTATAACTCAAATCTTGTATCTGGAGCATCGTGACCGTATTTCTCCATTGCCTCAGCATAGCTCATTACAGGAAAAGGGGTTTGAATCTTAATACCTACGACTTTATCAAAAATTTCTACAAAAAGCCCTTCAATCAGCTTCATCAAGTCTTCTTTGTCAATAAATGACATCTCCATATCAAGCTGCGTAAACTCCGGTTGCCTGTCAGCCCTTAAGTCTTCATCCCTAAAACATCTTACAATTTGGAAATACCTTTCAAAACCGGAAACCATCAAAAGCTGTTTAAACATCTGTGGGGATTGAGGTAATGCATAAAATTTACCTGGATTAACTCTACTTGGGACTAAATAGTCTCTCGCACCCTCAGGTGTACTTTTTGTCAAAAATGGAGTTTCAATATCCAAAAAGCCCTTATTGTACAGATACTCTCTAATTGTTCTTGTAAGGTTGTGTCTTGTAATGATATTGTTTTTTAAAGTAGGTCTTCTTAGGTCAAGATACCTGTATTTTAATCTGATATCCTCACCGATATTCACAGTGTCCTCTATCATAAATGGAAGAGGAAGAGACTTATTTAATATTTTAAGCTCAGAAACAATTATTTCTACCTCCCCAGTTTTGAGCTTTTCATTTACTGTTCCTTCAGGTCTGTGCTCTACAACACCTTTAACAGCAATAACATACTCACTTCTTATATTCTCCCCTAAACTATGAACTTCACTGTTTATTTCAGGATTTAAAACAACTTGTGTAATACCTTCCTTATCCCTAAGGTCAATAAATATTACACCACCGTGGTCTCTTCTTCTTTGAACCCAACCCATCAAAATAACTTCTTTACCAACATCTTTACCACACAACTCACCGCAACTATGCGTTCTTCTCCAATCACCCATTTGTGTAAGCACGGTCTTCCTCCTTTATGCCAATTCACCTTTTATGAATTCTGCCAGATTTTCTATTTTAACTTCACACTGAGTTGAAGTTTTCATATTCTTTACGGTAACAACACCTTTATTTAATTCATCTTCACCGAAAAATAAAGCATATGATGCATTTAACTTATCAGCCTTTTTAACCTGAGATTTGACAGATGCAACCTCATAGTCAAACTCAACCGATATACTATTTTTCCTAAGATTATTAATTACAGGGAGTATATCCTTTAATCTCTCCCTATCAAAAATGATGCAATAAGCGTCAATAGATTCACTTATGTCAAAATCTTTTTGCATCATAATATTTACAAGTCTATCAACCCCTATCGCAAACCCAATGCCAGGAATATCCGGCCCGCCAAGAGTTTTTATAAGACCGTCATATCTACCTCCGGCGCCCACTGCACTGCTTGCCCCAAGTGAAGTAGTAGTCATTTCAAATGCCGTCCTCACATAATAGTCAAGCCCTCTGACTATTTTAGGATTGACAACGTATTTAATCCCAATGTTATCCAAATACTTTTTTGTTTCGCTAAAATGTTCGTCACATGAGTCGCATAGGTAATCTATCATCAAGGGAGCATTTTCTGTAATACTTTTGCAAGTATCTACTTTACAATCTAATACCCTTAACGGATTGGTATCAAGTCTTCTTTTGCAGTCAACACAAAGCTCATCCTTTTTATCTTTCAAAAAAGAGATAAGATTGTCCCTGTAAAAAGGCCTGCATTCCGGGCAGCCTACACTGTTTATTTCAAGGGTAAGAAAATCCTGTATCCCACACTTAAGAAAAAGTGTATAAAGGAGATTTATAACATCAGCATCAGTTAAAGGGGAAAAGCTTCCAAAAACCTCAACACCAAGCTGATAAAATTGTCTAAACCTGCCTTTTTGAGGTCTTTCCCTCCTAAACATTGGACCATAATAGTAATACTTTTTCACTCCCGGAGGATTTTGTAGGTTATTCTCTATAAAAGCACGCACCAAAGAAGCTGTCCCTTCCGGTCTTAATGCAAGTATCTCGTCATTTCTATCTTTAAATACAAACATCTCTTTTTCAACTATATCTGTTGAAGCTCCTATACCCCTGTCAAAGACTTCAACTTTCTCCAATATCGGCAGTTTAAATTCGTTGAAACCAAAACTTCTAAAAGTATCTTTAGCGATACTCTCAACCAACTCCCAATATTTAACTTCAACTCCAAAAATATCCCTAAAACCCTTAACTTTTCTAAACAAAATTCCTCCAAGTTAACATTTTCAAAATCACAACAGCTTACCAATTAATACACTTTAAAATAACTGTCAATTGAAACATTTAAAATACTATACAGCAAATCTGTCCTTTACAATTGCGACTATCATTCTGCTCACCTCATCTATATCTGATTTGCTTAGATTTATTGCCAAATGATAATGATTTAAATCTGTTACATCTTCATTGTAATAATGCATAATGTAATTATATCGTTTTTTCTCAATCTCTTGAATTTTCTGCTCCGCAGTCTTTTCATCAATCTTTTCCCTATGGGAGACCCATTTGATTTTTGATTTTTTATCCGCATAAAGTCTTATATGAATTGCATTAGCGTAACCTTTTAAAATAAACTGTCCCCCCCTGCCTACAATTACCACATTATCCTTCTGAGCCAACTTATGAATTATTTTTTCAACCGTGTTTTGATATTTTTCGCTGTCAAAAGATAAATCCTGCTTTATATTTTCTTGAAAAAGCCCTTCATCATCGTCAAGTTTTAATCTGCAATACTTTAATTCTTCATCTTTCAAACTGAAAACATCCTTAAATATCGAAAAATCTACATACTTAGACAATGTTGCCTTAAAGTTGGAATGCCGCTCCTCATCATAACTTTTAACGATTTCCCTATCAGTATCGGTAAGAATCGAAACATACTCAATAATCTCTTTATTAATAATCTTATAATTTAGCTTTTCAGCAACCCTTTCAGCAACATAGTCTCCTGCACACCCAAACTCTTTTGAAATTGTAATTATCGCCATTTTAACTCTCCGACAGCTGTAATATCATAATCACATTTAATATTTTTAATTATATCAACAATTTTACTTTTAGTAACCGGGTGAATATAACCCGGAAATATTTCCTTTAGTGGAATAAGAAAAAAGCTTC
This DNA window, taken from Deferrivibrio essentukiensis, encodes the following:
- the aspS gene encoding aspartate--tRNA ligase, which gives rise to MLTQMGDWRRTHSCGELCGKDVGKEVILMGWVQRRRDHGGVIFIDLRDKEGITQVVLNPEINSEVHSLGENIRSEYVIAVKGVVEHRPEGTVNEKLKTGEVEIIVSELKILNKSLPLPFMIEDTVNIGEDIRLKYRYLDLRRPTLKNNIITRHNLTRTIREYLYNKGFLDIETPFLTKSTPEGARDYLVPSRVNPGKFYALPQSPQMFKQLLMVSGFERYFQIVRCFRDEDLRADRQPEFTQLDMEMSFIDKEDLMKLIEGLFVEIFDKVVGIKIQTPFPVMSYAEAMEKYGHDAPDTRFELYLKTITELFENTEFKVFRDVIKSGGVVKAINAKGAGSFSRKDIDDLTSFVTSLGAKGLAYIKITEDGMSSPILKFLGEETVNKIIEIMDGKPNDLIFFGAGDKKTVNLYMSKLRLELGKRLGLIDREKYSFVWVVDFPLLEWDEEEKRYAAVHHPFTAPLDEDLELFDTDPGKIRAKAYDLVLNGSEIGGGSIRIHRSDIQQKMFDTLGLTKEECEQKFGFFIDALKYGTPPHGGIAFGVDRIASIICKADSIRDVIAFPKTQKATDMMSDAPNYVDEKQLKELYIKLDIIEKE
- a CDS encoding AAA family ATPase, whose product is MAIITISKEFGCAGDYVAERVAEKLNYKIINKEIIEYVSILTDTDREIVKSYDEERHSNFKATLSKYVDFSIFKDVFSLKDEELKYCRLKLDDDEGLFQENIKQDLSFDSEKYQNTVEKIIHKLAQKDNVVIVGRGGQFILKGYANAIHIRLYADKKSKIKWVSHREKIDEKTAEQKIQEIEKKRYNYIMHYYNEDVTDLNHYHLAINLSKSDIDEVSRMIVAIVKDRFAV
- the hisS gene encoding histidine--tRNA ligase; the encoded protein is MFRKVKGFRDIFGVEVKYWELVESIAKDTFRSFGFNEFKLPILEKVEVFDRGIGASTDIVEKEMFVFKDRNDEILALRPEGTASLVRAFIENNLQNPPGVKKYYYYGPMFRRERPQKGRFRQFYQLGVEVFGSFSPLTDADVINLLYTLFLKCGIQDFLTLEINSVGCPECRPFYRDNLISFLKDKKDELCVDCKRRLDTNPLRVLDCKVDTCKSITENAPLMIDYLCDSCDEHFSETKKYLDNIGIKYVVNPKIVRGLDYYVRTAFEMTTTSLGASSAVGAGGRYDGLIKTLGGPDIPGIGFAIGVDRLVNIMMQKDFDISESIDAYCIIFDRERLKDILPVINNLRKNSISVEFDYEVASVKSQVKKADKLNASYALFFGEDELNKGVVTVKNMKTSTQCEVKIENLAEFIKGELA